Genomic DNA from Theropithecus gelada isolate Dixy chromosome 1, Tgel_1.0, whole genome shotgun sequence:
aagtgcagtgatgcgatcttggctcattgcaacttccacctcccgggttcaagcgattctcctgcctcagccttctgagtagctggaattacaggcatgtgccaccatgcccggctaatttttgtatttttagtagacatggggtttcaccatgtcggccagcctggccttgaactcctgatctcaggtgatcgcctgcctcagcctcccaaagtgctgggattacaggcgtgagtcactgcgcctgaccaattttctttttttcttctcacaagATGATGCCTTCCCTATAGCCTGCTTTGAGAAAGCTGCAGCCTCCTCGGAGTTTCTGCAAGGCTGGAGCTGGAATCTCCCTCCCCCTTGGTTGCCCTTTTTGCCTCTTCACGTTTGGGGGTTCCCAGTGACCAAACTTAAGGCAGTGAGCTGTCTGGCCTCTGAACTGACACCACCAGTGGCCAACTAGTACCACCTCCAGTGACGTCAGAGGAGTCCAGACCTATTCACACCTCGAAGCCCTAAAAACACTGAGGGGTTGGCCTTTGGTTTCCAGTTGTCCAAGGCTGTGAGTGGTTAAGAGTCCTGGTTGGGTGCTCAAAGCAAGGAGGTGAAAGGCGACGGGCATTGGCGAATGGGGTAAGACTTGCACAGCCCAAGGCTAGGAGTTGGGGTTTCGGGCCTGAGTTGCGGCCTGGAGCACCCCTTGACGTGGCGCCCTGGGTCCCGTCCGACCCTGGGGAGACGCGGGTGGCTGGGATGGCGGGATGAGCGCGCCCTGGAGCCGTGCCAGGCCGGTCACCACCTCCCGgcggccccgcccctccccgcagGTCCCTCCCCGCAggtccctcccctccccgcagGCCCCGCCGCCGCCATCTTTGTTGGGGGCAGCCGGGCCTGGCTCGAGATGCCGAAGTCGTGCGCGGCCCGGCAGTGCTGCAACCGCTACAGCAGCCGCAGGAAGCAGCTCACCTTCCACCGGTAAGAGGCGGGGACCCGGGGTTGCGGGAGGCCCAGACCCGGGGCCCGCGAAGCGACTTCGAGGCCTTGGCACGCTGGGCGGGAGCACCCAGGAGGCCTGAGGGCGTGCGGCCCGGGGACAGGCCAAGCTCCTGGGCCCAGAGGGGCTGGCGCCGCCTCGCCCGCCGTGGTGATGCGGCGAGGGGCGGACAGGGGCGGACGGAGGGTCAGCGGCGCACCTGGCGGAGCTGGGGCCGGGACACGCCCGGAGCAGAGCAGGTGTCTGCTGAGCGGACGAGCGGACGAGCGGGCCGCGGCCGGGGTTTGTTGTGCCCTGGCCCCTACAGCCCCCGCTGCGCGCCGCCCTGAAGGGAGATGCGGCACCTGGGCGGTACAGTGGAGGAGTGGACCCCCCAAGGGGCGTCCGGGCAGTGGGAAGGGACTTTGCAGGGTCGCGGGAGGATGCTGGAGGCTTTGGAGTCTGCTGCTGCACTCCCCTGGCCCGGCCTGGGAGCAGTCGCCCTTGGTCAAAGTTGCGCTTTCTCCAGGGTCCAGCCACGGCACCATTTCTCTACCCACTTTGAGCACATCTCCGAAGGGCGGCTTGTGCTCATCACTCGCATTCCCTCTGCTCCCATTGCACTGTTTTGTGATAAATGCTTTGCTTGAAGTATACATAACGTACATGCAGAAAAATGTACGAATCATAAGTACACAGCCCGGCGAGTTTCCCCCGGCTGAATACCACTGAACTGAAACGTAAAGTtaccggctgggcgcggtggctcaagcctgtcatcctagcactttgggaggccgaggcgggaggatcgcttgagcctgggagttcgagatcagcctgggcaacagaatgagaccctgtctctacaaatactttttacaaattagccaggcaaggtggcgtgcccctggagtcccagctgcttgggagggtgaagtaggaggattgcttgcacccaggtttgaggctgcagtgagctataatcttgccactgcactccagcctgggtgacagagcgatacctcatctcaaaataagaaataaaacatcactACCCCCGAGAAGACCCCCCACCTGAACCCCCTCCCAGGCCCCCCGCCTCTCTCCTGCCCAAGGAGAACCCTATCCTGCCATCTGTCAGAGTGGATTGCACTTCATTTGCTTTCATTGCCACATTGAATGCAAGTACCAGAATTTACCGATTTGTTCTACAATGGAAGGGCATTTGGGTGGCCTCATTTTTTGGATGACAAATACATTGTtctggaggccgggcgtggtggctcatgcctgtaatcccaccactttgggaggccgagatgggtggatcacctgaggtcaggagttcgagaccagcctgaccaacatggtgaaaccccgtctctactaaaaatacaaaaattacccgagtgtggtagtgcgcacctgaaatcccagctactcaggaggctgaggcaggagaatcgcttgaccctgggaggtgttaggttgcagtgagccgagatcgtgccactgcgctccagcctgggcgacagagtgagactctgtctcaaaaaacaaaacaaaaaaacattgttttggcCAGTTTTGGTGGGACTTGTTGCGGTGCATCTATCTGTTTTGCCTCTGTCGGGTATGTACCTGGGGATGGAGTTGCCGCACCTTCTCTCTTGAAGCCGTTCCTTCCATTCCCATGAGAGCTCTGTCACGTCACTAGTGAGCCTTGTGATGTTAATTGACTTTGTGGCATTTCACACAACTGACCCCTGAGCCTGGGCCACTTTTCTCGCATGGCGTCTGGTACACTTCTTGGCCGCAGGTAtctcttctcagtctcctttgctggaTCCTCCTTATTTCCAGCATTCAGTGTTGGAGCCCTGGGGTGTGGGCCATGGCCCAGGGGTGGCTTCTAGCTGTACTTGCTCCCCTGGGGCCCATCTCACCCAGGCTTATTGGTTCCACAGGGTTGGCCTCCACACTGACGTCTCCAGATGCGTGTGGCTGTCTGTCACCCCAGCACATGGAAAGCCTAAAAAGCACCTCAAATTTAACTCCTACGATACaaaacaaacttctttttttgGAGCCAGACTCTCaatttgttgcccaggtggagtgcagtggtgcagtctcggctcactgcagcctctgcctccctggttcaggtgattcttgtgcctcagcctcccaagtagctgggataacaggagtgtgccaccatgctgggctaatttttgcatctttaatagagatggggtttcaccatgttggccaggctggtctcgaactcctgagttgaGGCagtcggcctgccttggcctcccaaagtgctgggattacaggcatgagccaccatgctcatcCACTACAAAACAAACTTCTGATCCCCTTAACCTGCCCTCCTGTAACTTCTTTTATCTCAAACATGAAACTCCTTCCTTCTCAATGTTACCATCTACAGGCAAACCTTACTGCATGACTTTCAAAATACATCCAAATCTGCCCTCTCAGTACCACTTCCTGCCAACACCTGGTCCCACAGCAACCAGGGTGGACTCAGGTTCCATCTCACCTTTGCCTAGAGCCTCCAGGGACTCCCCAACTGCTCAGGGCTCTGCGTCATGCAGTCCCCACTCCCTCTTGCTGTCTTAGCCGGACCTGTGTCAGTGGCCACTCCTGCTGCCCGTTCTGAAGCCCGCATCGCTCGCGCTCCCACTTCCTGCGGTCTGTGCTCAAACATCACCCCTTCAGctgcctttcctgaccaccccaGGGCTTCCCTCTGTCCGTTCTCTGGAGCAACTGTCATCCCTGGAAGACACCGTCCACATGTGTGTGGCTCGTCGGCTGTGCCCCTGCTCCAGAGTATCAGCTCCTTGGGGGCGAGGACTGTCTCATTACCCCCGTTCTCCAGCACGAAGAACAGGGCCTGGCTCATGGCAGGCTCCTGGCAAACGTAGCATTGGAAACAGCTCACTTGGGCTCTCTGGCCATGCTCGTGGTCTCGGGTTTCCTGTTAAGAATGCTTTAACAGCTGTGACAGAAGCTTCCAGAAATTAGATGTGATTTAACAAAGCGAGAGGACTGAATGTCTGCAGCTGTCCAGGGAAATACTCTGTGGTGATGTGAAAATTCTGAATGAGGCGCCGAGTCCAGCTTTGCTGGGCCTCACAtcccctgcctctgcccttaGGTTTCCGTTCAGCCGCCCGGAGCTGCTGAAGGAGTGGGTGCTGAACATTGGCCGGGGCAACTTCCAGCCCAAGCAGCACACAGTCATCTGCTCCGAGCACTTCCGGCCAGAGTGCTTCAGCGCCTTTGGAAACCGCAAGAACCTGAAGCACAATGCCGTGCCCACGGTGTTTGCCTTTCAGGACCCCACACAGGTAGGAGGGCTCTGTGCCTTCTGTCTGGTCACATCCAGCCTGCACTGTTTACCAGCAGCTGGGGGCAGTGGGGGTGGCGGCATGTGCGGGAAAAGCCAAGGCCAAGAACTACGGTGACAACAGCACTGTTGCGCCTCCGGGGTCCACAGCCCTGTGGCCCTGCTGGCCATGACCTCGGCTTTAAGGAAAGTCATAAATTAAAGccactttaaaaatgaatcattctatggctggatgtggtggctcatgcctgtaatcccagcactttgggaggcagaggtgggtggatcacctgaggtcaggaattcgagaccagcccggccaacatgttgaaatcccgtttctactgaaaatacaaaaattagctgggtgtggtggcaggcgcctgtaatcccagttactcgggaggctgaggcaggagaatcgcttaaatcgggaggcagaggttgccttgGTGGAGGTGGGATGTGTGGGCCTGGCCAAGGAGAGGGCTCACAAAGAGTTGGATGCTGAAGCCTTGAGATTGGATTCTGGGCCACAGGAGCACCCACCTGGAGTGGGCAGGCAGAGCAGTGGTGGGACAGGCCACAGGCCAGCAGCTCCCTGTGCTGGTGGATTTATCGGGAGAGGAAAGGGATCTGTGAGTGAAGAGTGGAGCCGATGGGAAGAGCAAGGTGGCCACGTAGCAAACACACCCAGAGCGGCTGTCTGGGAGCCCTGCCCCATCTGTCCTCCCCAGCACCCTTCCCAGATGGCCTCATGCActctgcctcaacctcttcaGGTCGGCCGTCCCTTCCTTCAGGAAGCCCTCCTGGACCCTCAAACCCCAGCTGGCCTCCAACCCCTTCCTGCCCCTCGGTCTTCCTGTCCCCTGTGGCCCCTGCTGTCCTTCCTATTTCCCTCATTGGCTTTTGTCTTCTCTCCGGAACAGAatctccatgagagcaggggctGCTTTCCCTGCTTCAGGCCCCAAACCCAGGACGCTGCCTGGCACAGCACAGGTGCTTGGGGTGTGTGTCCATAGATGAGCATCTAATTACTTTCATGTATTTGTGGTAACATCTGTCCTGGAAAGATGATACTTGAGCCACTGGAAGTGGGGGACGTTTGTCATTGTAGCCCTCAGTGCTTCCAGTGCCAGGTTGGTGGGGAGAAGCTGGGTACGGCCCCTGCCAGCTCTGCCTTGTGGGCCCTGCACCGGGCTGGCCTAGGGGCTGCAGGTTCTGCATCAGTGGCGCCTTGAGTGGTGAGCTGGGCTTCTGCCGCGTGCTGGCGGTCGTGGGGCCgggtgccaggccctggggtgACACATAGGAAGTAGGTCTACAGGGACCTATTCAGGGCACTCTGACCATGATTTAGGGACATCTTTGGAGAAAGAGAAGCACACCAAGTGAGCAGTATGAATTGGGTTGAGCTTCAGGTCAGTTTCATTTAGCCACCGTTCGTTGATTGTGGCACGCGGTGGGCCAAGCAGCAGGGACAACCATGATGCCCGAGGCCTGCCCCGAGCTCTGAGGGTTCTTGGGGTCTGCATCCACTCTGTGTGTCTCTTGCAGCAGGTGAGGGAGAACACAGACCCTGCCAGTGAGAGAGGAAATGCCAGCTCTTCTCAGAAAGAAAAGGTGAGTGCACCGGACCAGGTACTTGAACGTTTAAATTATGCTGTGGGTTGAGACAGGGAGGCGGGATTTTCCCAGCACAGCTGGCCTGCAGGGCTGTGGCCTTTCCTCATATGCCAGTTTGGATTCCATGTTTTTCTGGAGGGAAGGCCCAAGCCTCTCAGCTTCCTTCTTTTCAATATAAAAGAATCTCAGTTGCTAGTAAGGATGGTGCCtgattccctttttcttttcttttcttttttttgtgacagagtctcgctgtgtcacccagtctggagtgcagtggcgtgatctcagcacactgcaacctcccaggttcaagtgattctcctgcctcagcctcctgagtagctgggattacagatgcctgctaccacgccaaataaatacaaaaatttagctggacatggtggtggacgcctataatctcagctactctggagaaaaatcacttgaacccagagggtggaggttgcggtgagctgagatcgcatcacttcactccagcctgggcgaaagcgTGGAACTCcgtttcaagggaaaaaaaaaataagttggctgggtgtggtagcatgtgcctgtagtcccagctactcaggaggctgaggcagaattggttgaacccaggaggtggaggttgcagtgagccaggatcatgccactgcactccagcctgggtgacagctagattccgtttcaaaaaaaaaaaatttagccagtcatggtagtgggtgcctgtttaattccagctactcagaaggctgaggcatgagaatcgcgtgaaccctgggggcagaggttgcagtgaactgagatcgcaccactgcactccagcctgggtcacagagcgagactgtctcaaaaaaaaaaaaaaaaaaagttcagttccAGGGTGTGTGCTAGGAGGAAGCTGGCAGATTGTCGAGGGGCACAGACCCTGGAGCCGGTCCCTGGCTGTTGCCACTCCCCCAGAGGGACAGGTAGTAGCTGCGGGAGGGCCCTGCATCTATAGGGCTATAGTGCCTGACTCCACGCTGCCGTTCCCAGGTCCTCCCTGAGGCGGGGGCCGGAGAGGACAGCCCTGGGAGAAAGATGGACACTGCGCTTGAAGAGCTTCAGTTGCCCCCAAATGCCGAAGGCCCCGTAAAACAGGTAAGACTGAGTGCAAAAGTGGCCTGTGCTTGGACCCAGGATGACTTGCTGCAAACAAAATGGAAACCAGTGAACACCCGCCATGAGACCCGTGTGGCGGGGCAGGGGGTGCAGCCTGCGTTTCAGAGCTCCCCAGATCCTCCACCATGGTATGGGCACATCTGGATTTTGGGAGACCAGCCAGGAGCGTCCGGCTGCCCGGGGGTTGTGCTGGGTGCGTGTCTGGTGGCCTGCTCACCCTGGCCCACCTTCCTGCTGGTGATGCAGCTCTCAGCTCTCACTCCCGTCCTCAGGTCTTGCCATGGAGGCCGCAAGCAACAGAGGTTGTTGGCCGGCCGGCCGGCCCTGCGGGCCTGAGAAGGCCTCCGTCCAAGCAGCCATCTGATCACAGCTATGCCCTTTTGGACTTAGATTCCCTGAAGAAAAAACTCTTCCTCActctgaaggaaaatgaaaagctcCGGAAGCGCTTGCAGGCCCAGAGGCTGGTGATGCAAAGGATGTCCAGCCGCCTCCGTGCCTGCAAAGGGCACAGGGGACTCCAGGCCAGACTTGGGCCGGAGCAGCAGAGCTGAGCCCCACAGGCTCCAGACGCAGAGGCAGCAGTGGCACCAGGGCCGGCAGGGCTTTGGAGCTCTGGCTGTGGACATCTTTGTCTGCTGTAGACACTGAGAAAGTTGGCCGTGAGGCCTGCCAGGCGGGGGATTGAGACAGTAGCCAAGCTCCCCGGCGAGAGCCCCGACGCCGTCTGGGGGACGTTTAGAGGCATGGCACTAGGAGTGCACGTCTGTGAGCATGATGAGCTTATCCTCCCACGGTTTCACGgaagtccaggctgaggctgATTCTGGACGCTGTCCTTTCAGCACATGCAGAGCGAGGGTTGTTGGAAGCTCCAGTGTGGGAGATGTTCCTCAGGGAGGAAGCCATGTGACGGGCCCGGCTCTGTGGCCGATGTGTGGTCCCCTCCTCCATCAGCCTGGACAGCAGCTCAGGGTTCTAAGGCGTGACTCCTGTCCCAGCCTGGTGTGCGGGCAGTGTAATAAAGTGTCTTTCTATCTGGTGTCACTCCCGTCATTTTCTTTAGTGCCGTGATTCCTTTTGCTAGGAAGACTGACTtccatggctgggtgtggtggctcacgcctgtaatcccagcactttgagaggccgaggcggggagatcacttgaggtcaggagtttgagaccagcctggccaacatggtgaaaccccatgtctactaaaaagacaaaaattagccaggcatggtggcacacacctgtagtcccagctacttgggaggctgaggcaggaagatcagttgaacctggaaggcagggtttgcaggaagctgagatcgctccactgcactccatccagtactgtcactgggtgacagagcgagacaccgtctgattaaaaaaaaaaaaaaaaaaagacttgtctATTTCGTCTAATTTACAGCTTTAGtgaattaaagaaaacacaagttCTGGCCTGATTTCCTAACTCGGGGTCTATTTCTCAGGCAATGTTTGATGTGGAAAATGGAACCCCAGCTTCACGTGAAGCCCTGTGGTTGAGTGAGGAGTGAAGGATGGGGAGGAGACCTCTGGGGAAGGGGTTCCGTCCCTCCTGAAAATGAACACGACAAACAGAAGAGCGCCAGCCTCTGCTTTCAGGAAGGTTTATTGTGGTGAGTGCCTTCTGTACAGTCGACTGCAAATGAAACGCAGAGGAAGGTGCCCAGAGCGCCTGTGGCAGAGGCGCATGGGAAGCCCGGGGCCCAGGCTCATGCAACATGATGCTCACCGCGGCTCGGGCCGTGGGGCCGTCAgagaaacctttttaaaaaaatggagatgAATATTACAGAATTGGACAACCTGAACTGCTTTTCAAAACCAGAAGAAGGAGGTTCTTAGCCGCTACTCAGATACCAGTGCTGGGGAGGGAGGCCTGACTTTAGCAACAGCTGTGGGTGGGCTGGAGGCCGGCGCAGCTTGGGGCCCCCAGCGCCAGCTGTCTCGGCCACTGCCTGTGCAGCGCTTGCTCCAAGGGGTCAGCAAAAGCGACTGATGGCTGCCACTTCCAGGACCCACGAGACAGGCCTCAGGTAACTTTACTGCAGCCAAAGCCCAGGCTGGAAGGGGTTCCGACTCTGCCGCATTCTGCATCCCAAGTGGGCACGTGGAGGAAGGGTCTGAAGGAAGGCTCCGGAGCACAGGCCCTGGTGTCCCTGTGAGGACGCTGGACCTGCAGGAGCGGGGAGCTGCAGTGCCACCTGCTGGGTGCCCCAGGCCAGGCCTGGGGTCCACACCGCCGAGTTGGGTGCGTCTGATGTCTTGCCGAGCGCCTGGTCCGTCCTCTTGGACTGCCCTTGCCCAGCACTGCACTCTGGAGGTGGGTGGTGCAGGCGGTGGAGGGACACAGGCCAGCTCAAGCCTGCTGGTGGCAGGGCGTTTTCCCACAGGGATACGGGAAGCCACCTGTGTCAGGGCCAGGCCCTGGGATCGGGAGTTACACTACCCTGTCCCAAGCCAAGGGGGCTGGTGGAATGATTTGAGCAGCTCTGGGAGTGGGGAAAAAAGACTAATTTCCAAACCCGTTTgttctcagataaaaagcagtTTTATAAACCCGCAATCTGCTCCAGATTCAAGCAGTAATATTTCAGCAGGAGGAGGTGGTCATGGGAAGTCAGCGCAGCAGACGCTCCCTGACCTGGAGGCCTGCCTGCTTTCCACGTTGTTTCCCATGTTCAGGATTTCAGGAGAAGCAGCTCACGCTCCTGTGGTGGAGGGCAGGGTGTTCCACAAACACCTCCAGACCCAACCAAGAACTATGGGGCGGCGCGCTGCGGGCCACACGCATACTCAGGGGACCCGGCAGAGTCAGGGCCAGGGCCCTTCCCTCCAGGAACCGGTCCTTGGTAAAACAGCCACGGGCCACGCTGCAGTCTGGTTCCCAGTGGGGCTGCCTCAGTCCTACCCCCAGCACCCTCAAAAGCTGGGGTGTCTGCATGTCCCTTCACATAATTGATATGGTACCACCTcctgtaataataatataaaataaaaacatctgatGTCTGGGTTTTTTCCCTGTTTCCAAATTTGTAGACtcccaggaaaatattttttgcagccttttaaaaatctggttCTTGGCAGTTTATCCATCTGTATCGATCCTGTGGGCTGTAAAGGAAAAGACAGACACAGGTGATCAGAAGGTGGCTGTTCCCATGCTCCTTTCTCCTGATGGGGCCAGCAGTCACCCGGACCAGCAGCTGGCTGGGCCCAGGTGAGGCAGAGCACCCGCTGCCAAAAATCCACTGCTTCTGGAACGTGGAGGCCTGCTTTCATCCCCCCTCACTCAAGCCAGTTTCCAACGAGCTCACTAATTCCACCTGTGAAAGGGCCCCAGCCCCCTTTTTAAGGCACAAATCACAGGCTCTGAGTGAATCATGGGTCAAGGGCTAGTTGGTGTCTCTGCTCCCAGGCAGGCAGCTGAGGGAAGGTGGCCAGCAGCCCACACACTGAGCAACCGCTTTGAGGTCCTCGCCTCCGTTAGCTGGTGACTGCGAAGGGACGGCTACTCACACTGCTTTGGTATCCGGAGGGCCTCACTGTCCAGCACCATCACCTGATGCAGGACGCCCCGGAACTGATAGAGCACTTTCAGGTTCTTCTCTTCCCCCACACATGGGTCATAAAAGCCAGGCAGCCCAGCCTGTAACAAACAAACTGCTATTCTCAGTACTCCAGACGGTCTAAGACCAGCACTCCTCCTCACTACCACCGGAGGGGCAGTGTGCACAGGCTCTGACATTCCCTGGGGAGATGCAAACTTTGGGgcttgaagaaaaagaaacaagaatttaaaaaagtTGCCAAGACTTGCTTCTTAATATAGGCCCCATCGTCACACTAAGACAGGGCCACTAGATGATTTCTAGGGTGCCAGGAGCTCTCTGGCCTGAGCTAACCTGCATTTTCATCCTTCTGGATGGTCCACGCACCAGGCCCCAGAGGTGAGACTCACACATGTTACAAGTGACCTCATGCTCTTTCTGCAATGaggcaaaaataaacagaatcaaaTGCCATGAAGGCAGGCACGTGTTCTGTTTGCTGGTGTGGCTGGCCCACAGGCGGGGCTCAGTAAATCCTTATTGAGTCTGAGTGGTGAAAGAAATGACTGAATGAAGCAAATAGCTCCAACGTGGGTACTGCTCAGGAGCTGGGCGGCATCCCATGCAGTAGGTGCCGATGATGGCAAAGATCCCACTTCAAGGGGCCAGGCTGTCCTTGTCAGACTGAAGCTATTCTTCAAaccactgtttgtttttttgagacagggtcttgctctgtcacccaggctggagtgcagtggcacaatcacagctcactctagcctcaacctcctgggttcaaccaatcctcccgctttagcctcccgaacagctgggacaacaggcacatgtcaccatgctcagctaattttttctcttttttgtagagatagggttttgctatgttgtctaggctgatctcaaactccggggctcaagcaatccgccaaactcctgggctcaagcaatccgcccaccctggcctcccaaagtgctaggactacagacgtgagtcaccgcgcccagcccgttCAGATCTGTGAGCACATGGCATGTGGTGGCTGGTGCTGCTGTACCTTGGAGGCCTCCGTGAGGATGAGCTTCGAGTCCTTCACCAGGCACTGCAGGGGCACAGTCACGTCAATCACCTTCACCTTCTCACTCTTCCTGCTCTTGTCATTGACAAACTTCCCGTACCAGGCATTGACGATGATGAGGCCTAAGGACAGACTCCGAGTAGAGGAAGGCCTTCTCCGGGCACCTCCCTGTGCCGCTTGGAGAGCCCCGGCGCCCACCCTGGCCCGAGAGAGGACACATATTCTCACCCATTCTGGACTCTTCTGCCTCAATTATCCTTCGGACAGATTCCTGCATCAGCCGGACCTGCCAGAGAACAAGGATGACACAGGGCCCCACCAGGCCTGCTCCACCTCTGGTCAGAGGGCCACAGGCAGGCAGTCTTGTCCATGCCAACATGCCCGCTCAGGGCCTGGAAAGCAAGGGAGTGGGCGCCCTGACAGCTCTGCTACCCAAGTGGCTCGCTCTGAAACTCCTAGACCTAGGGCAGGCAGCTCCGGGTCAGAAGGTGAGAAGCACCAGAAACGGCATGACCCTCCTGTGGCCACCGGTGGGAGCTCCCTTCCTGGGGATCATAAATGTGTGggtgggatttcttttttttttttttttcagacggagtctcgctctgtcgcccgggctggagtgcagtg
This window encodes:
- the THAP3 gene encoding THAP domain-containing protein 3 isoform X3, which encodes MPKSCAARQCCNRYSSRRKQLTFHRFPFSRPELLKEWVLNIGRGNFQPKQHTVICSEHFRPECFSAFGNRKNLKHNAVPTVFAFQDPTQVRENTDPASERGNASSSQKEKVLPEAGAGEDSPGRKMDTALEELQLPPNAEGPVKQVLPWRPQATEVVGRPAGPAGLRRPPSKQPSDHSYALLDLDSLKKKLFLTLKENEKLRKRLQAQRLVMQRMSSRLRACKGHRGLQARLGPEQQS
- the THAP3 gene encoding THAP domain-containing protein 3 isoform X2; protein product: MPKSCAARQCCNRYSSRRKQLTFHRFPFSRPELLKEWVLNIGRGNFQPKQHTVICSEHFRPECFSAFGNRKNLKHNAVPTVFAFQDPTQQVRENTDPASERGNASSSQKEKVLPEAGAGEDSPGRKMDTALEELQLPPNAEGPVKQVLPWRPQATEVVGRPAGPAGLRRPPSKQPSDHSYALLDLDSLKKKLFLTLKENEKLRKRLQAQRLVMQRMSSRLRACKGHRGLQARLGPEQQS
- the THAP3 gene encoding THAP domain-containing protein 3 isoform X1, with the translated sequence MPKSCAARQCCNRYSSRRKQLTFHRFPFSRPELLKEWVLNIGRGNFQPKQHTVICSEHFRPECFSAFGNRKNLKHNAVPTVFAFQDPTQQVRENTDPASERGNASSSQKEKVLPEAGAGEDSPGRKMDTALEELQLPPNAEGPVKQVRLSAKVACAWTQDDLLQTKWKPVNTRHETRVAGQGVQPAFQSSPDPPPWYGHIWILGDQPGASGCPGVVLGACLVACSPWPTFLLVMQLSALTPVLRSCHGGRKQQRLLAGRPALRA
- the THAP3 gene encoding THAP domain-containing protein 3 isoform X4, yielding MPKSCAARQCCNRYSSRRKQLTFHRFPFSRPELLKEWVLNIGRGNFQPKQHTVICSEHFRPECFSAFGNRKNLKHNAVPTVFAFQDPTQQVRENTDPASERGNASSSQKEKCLTPRCRSQVLPEAGAGEDSPGRKMDTALEELQLPPNAEGPVKQAMFDVENGTPASREALWLSEE